A genomic window from Schistocerca serialis cubense isolate TAMUIC-IGC-003099 chromosome 4, iqSchSeri2.2, whole genome shotgun sequence includes:
- the LOC126474778 gene encoding loricrin-like, with product MRRSTCGGGGRDAAVNVRGRGARCGGQRAGAGGAMRRSTCGGGGRDAAVNVRGRGARCGGQRAGAGGAMRRSTCGGGGRDAAVNVRGRGARCGGQRAGAGGRDAAVNVRGRGPRCGGQRAGAGGAMRRSTCGGGGRDAAVNVRGRGARCGGQRAGAGGAMRRSTCGGGGRDAAVNVRGRGARCGGQRAGAGGAMRRSTCGGGGRDAAVNVRGRGARCGGQRAGAGGAMRRSTCGGGGRDAAVNVRGRGARCGGQRAGAGGAMRRSTCGGGGRDAAVNVRGRGARCGGQRAGAGGAMRRSTCGGGGRDAAVNVRGRGARCGGQRAGAGGAMRRSTCGGGGRDAAVNVRGRGARCGGQRAGAGGAMRRSTCEG from the coding sequence ATGCGGCGGTCAACGTGCGGGGGCGGGGGGCGCGATGCGGCGGTCAACGTGCGGGGGCGGGGGGCGCGATGCGGCGGTCAACGTGCGGGGGCGGGGGGCGCGATGCGGCGGTCAACGTGCGGGGGCGGGGGGCGCGATGCGGCGGTCAACGTGCGGGGGCGGGGGGCGCGATGCGGCGGTCAACGTGCGGGGGCGGGGGGCGCGATGCGGCGGTCAACGTGCGGGGGCGGGGGGCGCGATGCGGCGGTCAACGTGCGGGGGCGGGGGGCGCGATGCGGCGGTCAACGTGCGGGGGCGGGGGGCCGCGATGCGGCGGTCAACGTGCGGGGGCGGGGGCCGCGATGCGGCGGTCAACGTGCGGGGGCGGGGGGCGCGATGCGGCGGTCAACGTGCGGGGGCGGGGGGCGCGATGCGGCGGTCAACGTGCGGGGGCGGGGGGCGCGATGCGGCGGTCAACGTGCGGGGGCGGGGGGCGCGATGCGGCGGTCAACGTGCGGGGGCGGGGGGCGCGATGCGGCGGTCAACGTGCGGGGGCGGGGGGCGCGATGCGGCGGTCAACGTGCGGGGGCGGGGGGCGCGATGCGGCGGTCAACGTGCGGGGGCGGGGGGCGCGATGCGGCGGTCAACGTGCGGGGGCGGGGGGCGCGATGCGGCGGTCAACGTGCGGGGGCGGGGGGCGCGATGCGGCGGTCAACGTGCGGGGGCGGGGGGCGCGATGCGGCGGTCAACGTGCGGGGGCGGGGGGCGCGATGCGGCGGTCAACGTGCGGGGGCGGGGGGCGCGATGCGGCGGTCAACGTGCGGGGGCGGGGGGCGCGATGCGGCGGTCAACGTGCGGGGGCGGGGGGCGCGATGCGGCGGTCAACGTGCGGGGGCGGGGGGCGCGATGCGGCGGTCAACGTGCGGGGGCGGGGGGCGCGATGCGGCGGTCAACGTGCGGGGGCGGGGGGCGCGATGCGGCGGTCAACGTGCGGGGGCGGGGGGCGCGATGCGGCGGTCAACGTGCGGGGGCGGGGGGCGCGATGCGGCGGTCAACGTGCGGGGGCGGGGGGCGCGATGCGGCGGTCAACGTGCGGGGGCGGGGGGCGCGATGCGGCGGTCAACGTGCGAGGGATAA